From Hymenobacter sedentarius, a single genomic window includes:
- a CDS encoding MBL fold metallo-hydrolase, whose protein sequence is MQVTFLGTGTSSGVPMIGCTCEVCRSLDHRDQRLRVSVHVAIEGRSLVIDSGPDFRQQMLRARITHLDALLFTHEHKDHTAGLDDIRAFNFRQQQDMPLFGEPRVLRQLQQEFSYIFAEHKYPGVPRVSLHPIEQDHAPFDVLGLPVQPLRALHHKLPVLGFRIGGFCYLTDANHIGPETMALLHDADVIVLNALRREQHISHFTLAQAIEILEVVKPKRAYLTHISHQLGRHQDVEAELPPWLRLAYDGLKVEVA, encoded by the coding sequence GTGCAAGTAACGTTCCTCGGCACCGGTACCTCATCCGGGGTGCCCATGATAGGCTGCACCTGCGAAGTGTGCCGCTCGCTGGACCACCGCGACCAACGCCTGCGGGTGTCGGTGCACGTGGCCATTGAGGGCCGCAGCCTGGTCATCGATTCCGGCCCGGACTTCCGGCAGCAGATGCTGCGCGCCCGCATCACGCACCTCGACGCGCTGCTCTTTACCCACGAGCACAAAGACCACACCGCCGGCCTCGACGACATTCGGGCGTTTAACTTCCGGCAGCAGCAGGACATGCCCTTGTTTGGCGAGCCGCGCGTGCTGCGCCAGCTGCAGCAGGAGTTTTCCTACATTTTTGCCGAGCACAAGTACCCCGGCGTGCCCCGCGTCAGCCTGCACCCCATCGAGCAGGACCACGCCCCGTTTGATGTGCTGGGCCTGCCGGTGCAGCCCCTGCGGGCCCTGCACCACAAGCTGCCGGTGCTGGGCTTCCGCATCGGCGGCTTCTGCTACCTCACCGACGCCAACCACATCGGCCCCGAAACCATGGCCCTGCTGCACGACGCCGACGTGATTGTGCTCAATGCCCTGCGCCGGGAGCAGCACATCTCGCACTTCACCCTGGCCCAGGCCATTGAAATACTGGAAGTGGTGAAGCCCAAGCGCGCCTACCTCACGCACATCAGCCACCAGCTGGGCCGCCACCAGGATGTGGAAGCCGAGCTGCCCCCGTGGCTCCGCTTGGCGTATGACGGCCTGAAGGTGGAAGTGGCTTAG
- a CDS encoding ABC transporter ATP-binding protein, whose product MKILYSYLRNYWPLLVLALVLAAVNQIFSLLDPYLFRKLVDHFVPKNGGVSGLRLVPFGPFFREAIPYIGMMLGVAMVSRIAKNFQDYYVNVITQRLGAKMYSDGLRHSLELPYQVFEDQRSGETLGKLQKVRIDVEKLIQSFVNVLFTALVGIIFVMWYAITVYWPIALGYFLTIPLLGILSFVLSKRIKVIQKTIVAETTALAGSTTESLRNIELIKSLGLAQQETQRLNATTEKILKLELRKVRYLRSLSFVQGTFVNLLRNVIILLLLYLRVQNHISLGEFFSFFIYSFSIFGPLQELGNIIGVYRETEISLGNFQQILDTPKDVKPAHPKSVAHIENLAFDHVTFKHLTAKGAALSGITFTTKLGETIAFVGPSGSGKTTLVKLLVGLYPPLSGQILYNGIPGSEIDLDELREQIGFVTQDTQLFAGTIRENLRFVAPQATDEECLLALRQAAADNLLARAPLGLDTVIGEGGVKVSGGEKQRLSIARALLRKPTLMVFDEATSALDSLTEEEIGKTVRELSGSRQHMTILIAHRLSTILHADRIFVLERGHIAEQGRHEELLQQKGLYYAMWRQQIGERKEVAAAVPV is encoded by the coding sequence ATGAAAATACTGTATAGTTACCTCCGCAACTACTGGCCCCTATTGGTGCTGGCCTTGGTGCTGGCGGCCGTCAACCAAATCTTCTCGCTGCTCGACCCTTACCTGTTTCGCAAGCTGGTCGACCATTTCGTGCCCAAAAACGGCGGCGTGAGCGGGCTGCGGCTGGTGCCGTTCGGGCCGTTTTTCCGGGAAGCCATCCCCTACATCGGCATGATGCTGGGCGTGGCCATGGTGTCGCGCATCGCCAAGAACTTCCAGGATTACTACGTCAACGTCATCACCCAGCGGCTGGGCGCCAAAATGTATTCCGACGGCCTGCGCCACTCGCTGGAGCTGCCCTACCAGGTGTTTGAAGACCAGCGCTCGGGCGAAACCCTGGGCAAGCTCCAGAAGGTGCGCATCGACGTGGAGAAGCTCATCCAGAGCTTTGTCAACGTGCTGTTTACGGCTTTGGTGGGCATTATCTTCGTGATGTGGTACGCCATCACGGTGTACTGGCCCATTGCGTTGGGCTACTTCCTCACCATCCCGCTGCTGGGCATTCTGAGCTTTGTGCTCAGCAAGCGCATCAAGGTGATTCAGAAGACCATCGTAGCCGAAACCACGGCCCTGGCCGGCTCCACCACCGAGAGCCTGCGCAACATTGAGCTGATAAAAAGCCTGGGCCTGGCTCAGCAGGAAACCCAGCGCCTGAACGCCACCACCGAAAAAATCCTGAAGCTGGAGCTTCGCAAGGTGCGCTACCTGCGCTCGCTCTCCTTCGTGCAGGGCACGTTCGTGAACCTGCTGCGCAACGTCATTATCCTGCTGTTGCTGTATCTGCGGGTGCAGAATCACATCAGCCTGGGCGAGTTTTTCTCGTTCTTCATCTACTCGTTCTCCATCTTCGGCCCGCTGCAGGAGTTGGGCAACATCATCGGCGTGTACCGCGAAACCGAGATTTCGCTGGGCAACTTCCAACAGATTCTCGACACGCCCAAAGACGTGAAGCCGGCCCACCCCAAGTCGGTGGCCCACATCGAGAACCTGGCCTTCGACCACGTCACCTTCAAGCACCTCACAGCCAAAGGCGCGGCGCTCTCGGGCATCACCTTCACCACCAAGCTCGGCGAAACCATTGCCTTCGTGGGCCCCTCGGGCTCGGGCAAAACCACGCTCGTGAAGCTGCTGGTGGGCCTCTACCCGCCCCTCTCCGGCCAGATTCTCTACAACGGCATCCCCGGCTCCGAAATTGACCTCGACGAGCTGCGCGAGCAAATCGGCTTCGTAACCCAGGATACGCAGCTCTTCGCTGGCACCATCCGCGAAAACCTGCGCTTTGTGGCGCCCCAGGCCACCGACGAGGAATGCCTGCTGGCCCTGCGCCAGGCCGCGGCCGACAACCTGCTGGCCCGCGCTCCCCTCGGCCTCGACACCGTGATTGGCGAAGGCGGCGTGAAAGTTTCGGGCGGCGAAAAGCAGCGCCTGAGCATCGCCCGCGCCCTGCTCCGCAAGCCCACCCTCATGGTGTTCGACGAAGCCACCTCGGCGCTCGACTCGCTCACGGAAGAGGAAATCGGCAAGACCGTGCGGGAGCTCTCGGGCTCGCGCCAGCATATGACCATCCTCATTGCCCACCGCCTCAGCACCATCCTCCACGCCGACCGCATCTTTGTGCTCGAGCGCGGCCACATCGCCGAGCAGGGCCGCCACGAAGAACTGCTGCAGCAAAAAGGTCTCTACTACGCCATGTGGCGCCAGCAGATTGGCGAGCGCAAAGAGGTGGCTGCCGCCGTCCCAGTGTAA
- a CDS encoding polyphosphate kinase 2 family protein: MNFKTPKTPAVYVKDKSFRLAAVDPDDITPFKYGPDDKQEASPRLLVLRKRLSELQELLYAEHTRSLLIVLQAMDTGGKDGAIGNLLTGVNPAGVRVASFKAPSVTELNHDFLWRVHPQVPEKGHIGVFNRSHYEDVVITRVHGLIDERTCKQRYRDINNFEEMLTNNGTTVLKFFLHISKEEQAERLQARLDDPSKTWKFDPNDLKERAHWAEYQQAYEEAFQHCSSGDAPWFVIPANQKWARDLAITEIVVAALEDMNPKPPKVKFDPKKIVIE, from the coding sequence ATGAACTTCAAAACGCCCAAAACTCCTGCCGTCTACGTCAAGGACAAGTCCTTCCGCCTCGCGGCGGTGGACCCCGACGACATCACGCCCTTCAAGTACGGCCCCGACGACAAGCAGGAGGCCAGCCCGCGTCTGCTGGTGCTGCGCAAGCGGCTCAGCGAACTGCAGGAGCTGCTGTATGCCGAGCACACCCGCAGCCTGCTCATTGTGCTGCAGGCCATGGACACGGGCGGCAAAGACGGCGCCATCGGCAACTTGCTCACGGGCGTGAACCCCGCGGGGGTGCGGGTGGCGTCTTTCAAGGCGCCGTCGGTAACAGAGCTGAACCATGATTTTCTTTGGCGCGTGCACCCGCAAGTGCCCGAGAAGGGCCACATTGGGGTGTTCAACCGCTCACACTACGAGGACGTGGTGATTACCCGCGTGCACGGCCTCATCGACGAGAGAACCTGCAAGCAGCGCTACCGCGACATCAACAACTTTGAGGAAATGCTAACGAACAACGGCACCACCGTGCTCAAGTTCTTTCTGCACATCTCCAAAGAAGAGCAAGCCGAGCGCCTGCAGGCCCGGCTCGACGACCCCAGCAAAACCTGGAAGTTTGACCCCAACGACCTCAAGGAGCGGGCGCACTGGGCCGAGTACCAGCAGGCCTACGAAGAAGCATTTCAGCACTGCTCGTCCGGCGATGCGCCGTGGTTTGTGATACCGGCCAACCAAAAGTGGGCCCGGGATTTGGCCATCACGGAGATTGTAGTAGCCGCGCTGGAAGACATGAACCCCAAGCCCCCAAAGGTGAAGTTTGACCCGAAGAAGATTGTGATTGAGTAA
- a CDS encoding VIT1/CCC1 transporter family protein, which produces MTDYLASVRVHDPHPEDHLTSSAMLQDVVIGLSDGLTVPFALAAGLSGAVASSGLVITAGLAEIVAGSIAMGLGGYLAGRTEVEHYAAELAREHREVVEVPDRERAEVDELLAEMGLSDSIRRQAVSELTADPEQWVRFMMKYELGLEEPDPRQAPKSAFTISAAYAVGGLIPLSAYFFTATPTQGLVWSAAITLVCLLVFGFFKSRLTGQPAVAGAIKMAVVGALAAAAAFGVARFVSR; this is translated from the coding sequence ATGACCGACTACCTCGCCTCCGTCCGCGTGCACGACCCGCACCCCGAAGACCACCTCACCAGCTCGGCCATGCTGCAGGATGTGGTCATAGGCTTATCCGATGGCCTTACGGTGCCCTTTGCCCTGGCGGCGGGCCTGAGCGGGGCCGTGGCCTCGTCGGGCTTGGTGATAACGGCGGGCCTGGCCGAAATCGTGGCCGGCAGCATTGCTATGGGCCTGGGCGGCTACCTAGCCGGCCGTACCGAAGTAGAGCACTACGCCGCCGAGCTGGCCCGGGAGCACCGCGAAGTAGTGGAGGTGCCCGACCGGGAGCGCGCCGAAGTAGACGAGCTACTGGCCGAAATGGGCCTTTCTGACAGCATCCGCCGCCAAGCCGTGTCCGAGCTCACGGCCGACCCCGAGCAGTGGGTGCGCTTCATGATGAAGTACGAGCTGGGCCTGGAGGAACCCGACCCCCGGCAAGCACCCAAAAGTGCCTTCACCATCAGCGCGGCCTATGCCGTGGGCGGATTGATTCCACTCAGCGCCTATTTTTTTACCGCCACGCCCACGCAGGGGCTGGTGTGGTCGGCGGCCATTACGCTGGTGTGCCTGCTGGTGTTTGGCTTTTTTAAAAGCCGCCTGACCGGGCAGCCGGCCGTGGCCGGGGCCATCAAAATGGCCGTGGTGGGGGCATTGGCGGCCGCGGCGGCCTTTGGCGTGGCGCGGTTCGTGAGCCGCTAA
- a CDS encoding cupin domain-containing protein: MPVINLEEKFSKFTDHWHPHVVADLNDQHIKLAKVEGEFVWHSHELEDELFVVVKGQLHIDFRDHTATINPGEMLVVPRGVEHRPHANEETWIMLVEPQATRHTGTVEHTLTRHELPRI; the protein is encoded by the coding sequence ATGCCCGTTATCAATCTGGAAGAAAAATTCAGCAAGTTCACCGACCATTGGCACCCGCACGTGGTGGCCGACCTGAACGACCAGCATATCAAGCTGGCAAAGGTGGAGGGAGAATTTGTCTGGCATAGCCACGAGCTAGAGGACGAGTTATTTGTCGTGGTAAAAGGGCAGCTGCACATCGACTTCCGCGACCATACTGCCACCATCAATCCGGGCGAGATGCTGGTGGTGCCGCGCGGCGTAGAGCACCGTCCCCATGCCAATGAAGAAACCTGGATTATGCTGGTGGAGCCCCAGGCTACCCGCCATACAGGCACGGTGGAGCACACCCTTACCCGCCACGAGTTGCCCCGGATTTAA
- a CDS encoding low affinity iron permease family protein: protein MNSNANPSSGSFFGRLAGSITAFSGSTMAFMIAAGIVIVWAATGPIFHYSETWQLVINTGTTIITFLMVFLIQRAQNKDSLVLHLKLNELIAATKGASNRLINAQDFTEEEIQTLHDFYCALAELAKKDNDLGKTHSVEEAEDNHNQKVTAHLG, encoded by the coding sequence ATGAATTCTAATGCAAATCCCTCTTCAGGTTCCTTTTTTGGGCGTTTGGCCGGAAGCATTACCGCGTTTTCGGGGTCTACCATGGCGTTTATGATAGCGGCGGGCATTGTCATTGTCTGGGCTGCGACGGGACCAATTTTTCATTACTCCGAGACCTGGCAACTCGTTATCAATACCGGCACCACCATCATTACCTTTCTGATGGTTTTTCTTATCCAACGGGCTCAGAATAAGGATTCGCTGGTGCTGCACCTCAAGCTCAACGAGCTGATTGCGGCCACCAAAGGCGCCAGCAACCGCCTCATTAACGCCCAGGACTTTACGGAAGAAGAAATCCAGACCCTGCACGATTTCTATTGCGCCCTGGCCGAGCTCGCCAAAAAGGACAACGACCTGGGCAAAACCCACTCCGTGGAGGAAGCCGAGGACAACCACAACCAGAAGGTAACGGCTCACTTGGGCTAG
- a CDS encoding NFACT RNA binding domain-containing protein, producing MHTNYYFLRQLAPALTERLQGYRVAACFSQEKDELVVGLTNGTAEFWLKAQLGANFPALALPETFQRARANSVDLFSELLGQQVETVVPWPQDRVVQVNFRSGARLVFKLYGPRPNAIFRPRPEAPAQLFQQRLLADADLRPQPNAAPPAPGKLPPPLADLPARYLREHGYDPAPPETKTRLVNQVLAQLEKPAHYYLIQLDGRTRLSLLPLGEIIEPLPGDDPIRALRRFVPMALGRRALENETKQLRQLLERRADEASTAAAHARQRLHALAHEAGYRHTADLIMANLHDIPAGATQVEVVDFYTNQPRLIKLKRTEKPQLTAENLYRKGKNQQIEERQLTERIARREAEALTALERLEELDTQPNLAELRGLRIWRKQHGLDPTPAAAKAATELPFKVFEDRGFTILVGRNAANNDLLTQKYAHKDDLWLHAKDVTGSHVVIRHRAGQPVPEPVVEHAAQLAGWYSRRQHDTLCPVTVTPKKFVRKPKGALPGQVVVERERVVLVKPGNPFDGGDAL from the coding sequence TTGCATACCAACTATTATTTCCTGCGCCAGCTGGCCCCCGCGCTCACCGAACGGCTGCAGGGCTACCGCGTGGCCGCCTGCTTCTCGCAGGAGAAAGACGAGCTGGTGGTTGGCCTCACGAACGGCACGGCTGAGTTCTGGCTGAAAGCGCAGCTGGGCGCCAATTTTCCCGCCCTGGCGCTGCCCGAAACCTTCCAGCGGGCCCGCGCCAACTCCGTGGACTTGTTTTCGGAGCTGCTCGGCCAGCAGGTCGAAACCGTGGTGCCCTGGCCCCAGGACCGGGTGGTGCAAGTGAATTTCCGGAGCGGTGCTCGGCTGGTGTTTAAGCTCTACGGCCCCCGGCCGAACGCCATTTTTCGCCCGCGGCCCGAAGCACCAGCCCAACTTTTCCAGCAGCGGCTGCTGGCCGATGCGGACCTGCGCCCCCAGCCCAATGCCGCGCCGCCCGCACCCGGCAAGCTCCCACCGCCGCTGGCCGACCTGCCCGCCCGCTACCTGCGCGAGCACGGCTACGACCCGGCCCCGCCAGAAACCAAAACCCGCCTGGTAAACCAAGTGCTGGCCCAATTGGAAAAGCCAGCCCACTACTACCTCATCCAGCTCGACGGGCGCACCCGCCTGAGTCTGCTGCCGCTGGGCGAGATTATTGAGCCATTGCCCGGCGATGACCCCATCAGGGCGTTGCGCCGCTTTGTGCCCATGGCTCTGGGCCGCCGTGCCCTGGAGAATGAAACCAAGCAGCTGCGCCAGCTGCTGGAGCGCCGCGCCGACGAGGCCAGCACCGCGGCGGCCCACGCCCGCCAGCGCCTCCACGCCCTGGCCCACGAAGCCGGCTACCGCCATACCGCCGACCTGATAATGGCGAATCTGCACGACATCCCAGCTGGTGCCACGCAGGTTGAAGTCGTGGATTTCTATACCAATCAGCCCCGGCTCATCAAGCTGAAGCGCACCGAAAAGCCCCAGCTCACCGCCGAAAATCTCTACCGCAAGGGCAAAAACCAACAAATCGAAGAACGCCAGCTCACCGAGCGTATTGCCCGGCGCGAAGCCGAAGCCCTCACGGCCCTGGAGCGCCTTGAAGAACTGGACACCCAGCCCAACTTGGCCGAGCTGCGTGGCCTGCGCATCTGGCGCAAGCAGCACGGCCTCGACCCCACGCCCGCCGCGGCCAAAGCCGCCACGGAGCTGCCGTTTAAAGTGTTCGAAGACCGCGGCTTCACCATCCTGGTGGGGCGCAACGCGGCGAACAACGACCTGCTGACGCAGAAATACGCGCACAAAGACGACCTCTGGCTGCATGCCAAGGACGTGACGGGTTCCCACGTGGTCATTCGGCACCGCGCCGGCCAGCCCGTACCCGAACCCGTGGTAGAGCACGCTGCCCAGCTGGCCGGGTGGTACTCCCGCCGCCAGCACGACACGCTGTGCCCCGTGACGGTGACGCCCAAAAAATTTGTGCGCAAGCCCAAAGGGGCCCTGCCGGGGCAGGTAGTGGTAGAGCGCGAGCGGGTGGTGCTAGTGAAACCCGGTAATCCGTTCGATGGGGGTGATGCTTTGTAG
- a CDS encoding Dps family protein — protein MASSAKAAAPKSTATPKAAAPAAKKSTAGGNGKSTAGANAGKGAGSNAAVDIQPRLNQQQNAPSPTQRYGTVSQRLPIGLSEPTRRDSVTMLNQLLADTITLRDMYKKHHWQVVGPTFYQLHLLFDKHYEEQAVLVDAIAERIQILGGVAVAMAHDVAELSSIPRVPRDREEAPVQVSRLLDGHQRILKNCHDYADKADEAGDDGTNDLIVSQLVRTNEMQVWFVAEHVVDSPLTQAE, from the coding sequence ATGGCTTCTTCTGCCAAAGCCGCTGCCCCCAAGAGCACGGCCACCCCAAAAGCGGCAGCCCCCGCTGCTAAGAAATCCACCGCCGGCGGCAACGGCAAAAGCACCGCCGGCGCCAATGCCGGCAAAGGCGCCGGCAGTAACGCCGCCGTCGACATCCAGCCCCGCCTGAACCAGCAGCAGAACGCGCCCTCCCCCACTCAGCGCTACGGCACCGTGAGCCAGCGCCTGCCCATTGGCCTAAGCGAGCCCACCCGCCGCGACAGCGTGACCATGCTCAACCAGCTCCTGGCCGACACCATCACGCTGCGCGACATGTACAAGAAGCACCACTGGCAGGTGGTGGGCCCCACTTTCTACCAGCTGCACCTGCTGTTTGACAAGCACTACGAGGAGCAGGCGGTGCTGGTGGATGCCATTGCCGAGCGCATCCAGATTCTGGGCGGCGTGGCCGTGGCCATGGCCCACGACGTGGCCGAGCTAAGCAGCATTCCGCGCGTGCCCCGCGACCGCGAAGAAGCCCCCGTGCAAGTGTCGCGCTTGCTCGACGGCCACCAGCGCATCCTGAAGAACTGCCACGACTACGCCGACAAAGCCGACGAAGCCGGCGACGACGGCACCAACGACCTCATCGTGAGCCAGCTGGTTCGCACCAACGAAATGCAGGTGTGGTTCGTGGCCGAGCACGTAGTTGACTCGCCCCTGACCCAAGCCGAATAA
- a CDS encoding DoxX family protein, with the protein MSPSVRNIIAWILQVLIALAFINAGFQKLSHIPQTVKMFMGLGLPGWTAYVVGAGELLGGLGLLWPRTVRLAAAGLIIIMLGAIVMHASKIPGGIGGGAFAIALLVGLLIVEALRWPTRRLA; encoded by the coding sequence ATGAGTCCTTCTGTACGCAACATCATCGCCTGGATTCTGCAAGTGCTCATTGCGCTTGCCTTCATCAACGCCGGCTTCCAAAAGCTGAGCCACATCCCCCAAACCGTGAAGATGTTTATGGGCCTGGGCCTGCCGGGCTGGACGGCCTACGTCGTGGGCGCGGGCGAGCTGCTGGGGGGCCTGGGCCTGCTGTGGCCGCGCACCGTGCGCCTGGCCGCGGCGGGGCTCATCATTATCATGCTGGGCGCCATCGTTATGCACGCCAGCAAGATTCCCGGTGGCATCGGCGGGGGCGCGTTTGCCATTGCCCTGCTGGTGGGCCTCCTGATAGTGGAGGCACTGCGCTGGCCCACGCGGCGGCTGGCCTAA